In Myxococcus stipitatus, the following are encoded in one genomic region:
- a CDS encoding cupin-like domain-containing protein codes for MARASTAPPVEPSLALPRAHWKHFAREHWDQGPTVFRGLFPRHFPSPSEIFEALVDVGERYRRGEVMLPVRFYVEHEATADTPPEVFGVVALSRYLPTAEDGSVDGYARRMERQLQGRRFGLVLSNTQSHHWSHWLQMRSFLSGFHDALGVPLGGADSALFLGNYRHTPFGIHKDDLHVFYFVIQGQRRMSFWPLDALTSRPEVAPHADAGLKDRPHGVVLRDAEDARRLMAQASVLEAEAGDFMYWPASYWHRSEPSEGLTIAASLGVNYRAPMFLERAPMQPWPERLHARELPRRGGWALPAPVHAALGRQGRGKGLRSARNTLTEGWVRLLTNGALDGPPPEARGLTPLRAEDWVRASPSRPIVTVPLSDGQVVVAANGNSRTMRASPSVRRRIQALMEALNSGRPQHIAMLEEDFFRRLPPRAFPRAGVRTLLDELAKWRAVWRHPVEHRR; via the coding sequence ATGGCACGAGCCTCCACCGCCCCACCGGTCGAACCCTCCCTCGCCCTGCCGCGCGCCCATTGGAAGCACTTCGCGCGCGAACACTGGGACCAAGGCCCCACCGTGTTCCGGGGCCTGTTTCCCAGGCACTTCCCTTCCCCCTCGGAAATCTTCGAGGCGCTGGTGGACGTGGGGGAACGCTACCGGCGCGGAGAAGTGATGCTCCCGGTGCGCTTCTACGTGGAGCACGAGGCGACAGCCGACACGCCCCCCGAGGTCTTCGGGGTCGTCGCGCTGTCGCGCTACCTGCCCACCGCGGAGGATGGCTCGGTCGACGGGTATGCGCGGCGGATGGAGCGGCAGCTCCAGGGACGTCGCTTCGGCCTCGTGTTGAGCAACACGCAGAGCCACCACTGGAGCCACTGGCTCCAGATGCGCAGCTTCCTCTCGGGCTTCCACGACGCGCTCGGCGTCCCGCTGGGCGGCGCGGACTCCGCGCTGTTCCTGGGCAACTACCGGCACACCCCGTTCGGCATCCACAAGGACGACCTGCACGTCTTCTACTTCGTCATCCAGGGCCAGCGCCGGATGAGCTTCTGGCCCCTGGACGCCCTCACCTCCCGGCCGGAAGTGGCGCCCCACGCCGACGCGGGGTTGAAGGACCGGCCCCATGGCGTGGTGCTGCGCGACGCGGAAGACGCGCGGCGATTGATGGCCCAGGCGAGCGTGCTGGAAGCGGAGGCGGGTGACTTCATGTACTGGCCCGCGTCGTACTGGCATCGCTCCGAGCCGAGCGAGGGCCTCACCATCGCCGCCTCGCTGGGCGTCAACTACCGCGCGCCCATGTTCCTGGAACGAGCCCCCATGCAGCCCTGGCCCGAGCGTCTCCACGCGAGGGAGCTGCCCCGGCGCGGGGGATGGGCGCTGCCCGCGCCGGTGCACGCCGCGCTCGGCAGGCAGGGACGCGGCAAGGGCCTGCGCTCGGCTCGCAATACGTTGACCGAGGGCTGGGTGCGGCTGCTCACCAACGGCGCCCTGGACGGCCCCCCGCCCGAGGCGCGGGGACTCACACCGCTCCGCGCCGAGGATTGGGTGAGGGCGAGCCCTTCGCGTCCCATCGTCACCGTGCCCCTGAGCGATGGCCAGGTGGTGGTGGCCGCGAATGGGAACTCGCGGACGATGCGGGCCTCGCCGAGTGTGCGGCGGCGAATCCAGGCGCTGATGGAGGCGCTCAACTCGGGCCGCCCCCAACACATCGCGATGCTGGAAGAGGACTTCTTCCGGCGGTTGCCACCGCGCGCCTTCCCGCGAGCGGGTGTGCGGACGCTGCTGGACGAGTTGGCGAAGTGGCGCGCGGTCTGGCGCCATCCGGTGGAGCACCGGCGCTGA
- a CDS encoding metallopeptidase TldD-related protein: MSEPRESHQEAGEERDPLAEAEDLSPKRWGQEARRVLERRSQHGTWTGAEVFLHANARWALELDARSGGSASSHGQGLSAIARVWRDSRVGVASAPVSAAEHLEALLDEAAHRASTGAPASFPSAPARASHALPEWRPQLSAPRARALAERIVREVVPAGVVVQALVVTQRSSASVLVRSDGFEAGWTQEGEDAFLRCETTRGAVVDAVASPRASADEQVDLAALRARLAEAVEALEGPAEAPDLSLPLVLRPSVAAPLVAGLAGLLRGDVVVSIPALLRAQGRKLFPSLLSVEDDPLHPLGTRRRQMDDEGCDAQALRLVDEGRLMGFLHSEETAALLGAAPSGRGFRDGASLASPLPLNLCVMPRRDALPAHYTELVARVETFTTMARPGTISLIAGGWEVRDGRRVRRVTPLELDLPLLETFRSLRGVGSDLTFFPSADGCGTPTLVLPPPRG; the protein is encoded by the coding sequence GTGAGCGAGCCGCGCGAGAGCCACCAGGAAGCGGGCGAGGAGCGAGACCCGCTCGCCGAGGCGGAGGACCTCTCGCCGAAGCGCTGGGGACAGGAGGCCCGTCGCGTCCTGGAGCGCCGCTCCCAGCACGGGACGTGGACGGGCGCGGAGGTGTTCCTCCACGCGAATGCGCGCTGGGCCTTGGAGCTGGACGCACGCTCGGGGGGCTCCGCCTCCAGTCATGGGCAGGGGCTCTCTGCCATCGCGCGCGTCTGGCGCGACTCCCGCGTGGGGGTGGCCTCCGCGCCCGTGTCGGCCGCCGAGCACCTGGAGGCACTGCTCGATGAGGCCGCGCACCGCGCGAGCACGGGAGCACCCGCGTCCTTTCCATCGGCCCCTGCTCGCGCCTCCCACGCACTGCCCGAGTGGCGCCCCCAGCTCTCTGCTCCGCGAGCGCGCGCGCTGGCCGAGCGAATCGTGCGCGAGGTCGTGCCCGCGGGAGTCGTGGTGCAGGCCCTGGTGGTGACGCAGCGCTCCTCGGCTTCCGTCCTCGTGCGGAGCGACGGCTTCGAGGCGGGGTGGACCCAGGAAGGCGAAGACGCCTTCCTTCGCTGTGAGACCACACGAGGCGCCGTCGTGGACGCGGTGGCGAGCCCCCGCGCGTCAGCGGACGAACAGGTGGACCTGGCCGCCTTGCGCGCCCGGCTCGCGGAAGCAGTGGAGGCGTTGGAGGGCCCCGCGGAGGCGCCGGACCTCTCGTTGCCGCTGGTGCTCCGGCCGTCGGTGGCGGCGCCGCTCGTCGCGGGGCTCGCGGGGCTGTTGCGCGGCGACGTGGTGGTGTCGATTCCCGCGCTGCTTCGTGCCCAGGGGCGCAAGCTCTTCCCCTCCCTGCTGTCCGTGGAGGATGACCCGCTCCATCCCCTGGGCACGCGGCGCCGGCAGATGGACGACGAGGGGTGTGATGCCCAGGCCCTGCGGCTCGTCGACGAGGGGCGCTTGATGGGCTTCCTCCACTCGGAGGAGACGGCCGCGCTCCTGGGGGCCGCGCCTTCCGGCCGAGGCTTCCGCGACGGCGCATCCCTCGCGTCGCCCCTGCCGCTCAACCTGTGTGTCATGCCCCGGCGGGATGCCCTGCCAGCCCACTACACGGAGCTGGTGGCGCGCGTGGAGACCTTCACCACGATGGCGCGTCCCGGCACCATCTCCCTCATCGCGGGAGGCTGGGAGGTGCGGGATGGGCGTCGCGTGCGGCGCGTGACGCCCCTGGAGCTGGACCTGCCCTTGCTGGAGACCTTCCGGAGCCTGCGGGGCGTGGGCTCGGACCTGACATTCTTCCCGTCCGCCGATGGCTGCGGCACGCCGACGCTGGTGCTCCCTCCTCCGAGGGGGTGA